From the genome of Ectobacillus sp. JY-23, one region includes:
- the mecA gene encoding adaptor protein MecA: MEIERVNENTVKFYITYVDIEERGFSRDEIWQDRERSEQLFWEMMDEARDQDDFFADGPLWIQVQALEKGIEVVVTRAQLSKDGQKLELPLLDKIIDIPLDENLEALFDQQLEEEDFSYVSKEGILEFLVKFASFEDVIALSHRMELVDVKNELYVFDERYYLYVEFDEMLHDEEEMDTILSMILEYGEESAMTVHRVQEYGKQIVAEQALDTIRQHFPPLS; encoded by the coding sequence AAGAGTAAATGAAAATACAGTCAAATTTTATATAACATATGTAGATATTGAAGAGCGCGGTTTTAGCCGGGATGAGATATGGCAAGATCGAGAGCGCAGTGAGCAATTGTTTTGGGAAATGATGGATGAAGCGCGTGACCAGGATGACTTTTTTGCTGATGGTCCGTTGTGGATTCAAGTGCAGGCTCTCGAAAAAGGAATTGAGGTCGTTGTAACAAGAGCACAGCTTTCTAAAGACGGGCAAAAGCTTGAGTTGCCGCTTTTAGATAAAATTATTGATATTCCATTGGATGAAAATTTAGAGGCCCTGTTTGATCAGCAGCTTGAAGAAGAAGATTTTTCTTATGTAAGTAAAGAGGGTATTTTAGAGTTTCTTGTTAAATTTGCAAGCTTTGAAGACGTTATTGCCCTAAGTCATCGAATGGAACTAGTAGATGTGAAAAATGAGCTGTATGTATTTGACGAACGATACTATTTATATGTAGAATTTGATGAAATGTTACATGATGAAGAGGAAATGGATACGATTTTAAGTATGATTTTGGAGTACGGAGAAGAGTCTGCCATGACCGTTCATCGCGTACAAGAGTACGGTAAACAAATTGTTGCGGAACAAGCGCTAGATACGATTCGTCAGCACTTTCCGCCGCTAAGTTAA
- the cls gene encoding cardiolipin synthase — protein sequence MKKIVKLIFLFVILFVLFIVVQYGEALDIYIENVSLFGIFSTLFTISGVLIGFVIFLENRQPSKTLTWLIVLGIFPVIGFFAYLLFGQNFRRKRIFARKGLLDEQAFSRYKESMQEREEYLELHEEQSVLLQLAERIGTSHVSFRTETKVLTNGGETFAAILETLEQAKHHIHMEYYIVRHDGIGTQIKELLIKKAKQGVHVRFLYDAVGSFRLSKKYIKDMTDAGVEIVPFFPVRVPILNDKINYRNHRKIIVVDGNEGFIGGLNIGDEYLGKDEYFGFWRDTHLYLKGEAVQSLQLIFLQDWFYMTGETLVNPIYMAAERLPRKDGGVQLIAGGPDNKWETIKHLYFAMITSAKESIWLATPYFIPDDDILSALKIAALAGLDVRLLMPAKPDKRTVFYASRSYFPELLEAGVRIYEYEQGFLHSKIVIVDKSIASIGTANMDMRSFHLNFEVNAFLYGTDSVQKLVTDFETDLTVSRDIHIARFQNRRFVMRIVESAYRLLSPLL from the coding sequence GTGAAAAAAATTGTAAAGTTAATTTTTTTGTTTGTTATACTATTTGTCCTTTTTATTGTCGTTCAATATGGCGAAGCGCTGGATATATATATTGAAAATGTTTCTTTGTTTGGAATATTTAGCACTTTGTTTACAATCTCGGGTGTATTAATCGGTTTTGTTATTTTTCTTGAGAATAGACAACCGTCAAAAACCTTGACTTGGTTGATTGTATTAGGGATTTTCCCGGTTATTGGCTTTTTTGCGTACTTATTGTTTGGGCAAAACTTTCGTAGAAAGCGGATTTTTGCACGTAAAGGGCTATTAGATGAACAGGCGTTTTCTCGTTATAAGGAAAGTATGCAAGAGAGAGAAGAGTATCTTGAGTTACATGAAGAGCAAAGTGTATTGTTGCAGTTGGCGGAACGTATCGGAACTTCGCATGTATCCTTTCGTACAGAGACAAAAGTATTAACAAATGGTGGAGAAACATTTGCGGCTATTTTAGAAACGCTGGAACAAGCAAAGCATCATATACATATGGAGTACTATATTGTACGCCATGATGGAATTGGTACGCAAATTAAGGAGCTATTAATCAAAAAAGCAAAACAAGGCGTGCATGTGCGATTTTTATATGATGCAGTAGGAAGTTTTCGGCTTTCTAAAAAATATATTAAGGATATGACAGATGCAGGTGTTGAGATTGTCCCCTTTTTTCCTGTCCGTGTTCCTATTTTAAACGATAAGATTAATTACCGAAATCACCGGAAAATCATTGTTGTAGATGGAAATGAAGGTTTTATTGGTGGACTGAACATAGGTGATGAGTATCTAGGCAAGGATGAGTATTTTGGCTTTTGGCGTGATACGCACCTGTATCTGAAGGGAGAAGCGGTGCAAAGCTTGCAGCTTATTTTTCTGCAGGACTGGTTTTATATGACCGGAGAAACATTAGTAAATCCAATTTATATGGCAGCAGAGCGTTTGCCAAGAAAGGATGGGGGTGTGCAGTTAATCGCGGGCGGGCCGGATAATAAGTGGGAAACAATTAAACACTTGTATTTTGCGATGATTACGTCAGCAAAAGAATCGATTTGGCTGGCCACTCCTTATTTCATTCCTGATGATGATATTTTATCAGCGCTTAAAATTGCAGCATTAGCAGGTCTAGATGTTAGGCTTTTAATGCCTGCAAAGCCGGATAAGCGAACTGTATTTTATGCTTCTCGTTCCTACTTTCCCGAGTTGCTTGAAGCAGGTGTACGCATATATGAATATGAACAAGGGTTTTTGCATAGCAAAATTGTGATTGTGGACAAAAGCATTGCTTCTATCGGCACGGCAAACATGGATATGCGCAGTTTTCACTTAAATTTTGAAGTAAATGCTTTCTTGTATGGTACAGATAGTGTTCAAAAACTTGTCACAGACTTTGAAACAGATTTAACGGTTTCTCGGGATATTCATATCGCTCGTTTTCAAAATAGGCGATTTGTCATGCGCATTGTTGAATCGGCATACCGCTTGCTTTCTCCATTATTATAG
- a CDS encoding DUF4183 domain-containing protein encodes MERHRNCFTPPPFLPARAVADCVVKVKSPARAETMGYYTYSDGQKRVYTDCDGVTEQRIYDPREVSYLNVFINGVLQPACNYRVEKGRLLLCTEDIPVRGVPIILQFVKILK; translated from the coding sequence ATGGAACGACATAGAAATTGTTTCACTCCTCCGCCTTTTTTACCTGCACGTGCGGTAGCTGATTGTGTAGTTAAGGTAAAATCTCCAGCTCGCGCGGAAACCATGGGTTATTACACCTACTCAGATGGGCAAAAAAGGGTATATACAGATTGTGATGGGGTAACAGAGCAACGTATTTATGATCCTAGAGAAGTATCGTATCTGAATGTATTTATTAACGGGGTATTACAGCCCGCTTGTAATTATCGCGTTGAAAAAGGTAGATTACTATTGTGCACAGAGGATATTCCAGTTAGAGGTGTTCCAATTATTTTGCAGTTTGTGAAAATTTTAAAATAG
- a CDS encoding DUF4183 domain-containing protein has protein sequence MPPRLVKLFVQANSTFQGNATANTTTTVTPVAARYVAIVDAGMITTGETNIPVASFEDDAGNPATVLPVPGTNVFVNVYVNGVLQQGSLTVLTTTNVRIGAEVLVGVPVVIESVQTTATSTSTINTGSLVIDTTVET, from the coding sequence ATGCCACCTAGATTGGTTAAGTTATTTGTGCAAGCGAACAGTACGTTTCAAGGAAATGCAACAGCAAACACAACCACTACTGTAACACCTGTTGCTGCAAGGTATGTTGCTATTGTAGATGCAGGAATGATTACAACGGGTGAAACAAATATTCCGGTTGCAAGTTTTGAGGATGACGCAGGTAATCCAGCAACCGTATTGCCTGTTCCTGGGACAAATGTATTTGTTAACGTATATGTGAACGGTGTGTTACAGCAAGGCAGCTTAACGGTACTTACAACGACGAATGTGCGTATTGGTGCTGAAGTTTTGGTTGGGGTTCCTGTTGTCATTGAAAGTGTCCAAACGACAGCAACTTCTACATCTACGATTAATACGGGCAGCTTAGTTATTGATACCACAGTGGAAACATAA
- a CDS encoding DUF4183 domain-containing protein, which yields MGLKKLNAIATSTIQGTITVATTTTIIPSVQRFFASVTLSLGSFTIGASNFRNDNGNTISTLPSPPVSGYYNVYINGNLQPAGSVILATTGLTIASTLSALSSIAIEVVDLSNVASNSTASNNFTVTTDITS from the coding sequence ATGGGACTTAAAAAATTGAATGCTATCGCAACAAGTACAATTCAGGGGACTATTACAGTAGCGACAACAACAACGATTATCCCCAGCGTACAACGATTTTTTGCCTCTGTTACTCTATCGTTAGGCTCTTTTACAATCGGTGCCAGCAACTTCAGGAACGATAATGGCAATACTATTTCAACACTGCCATCTCCCCCTGTGTCTGGATACTATAATGTATATATAAACGGAAACCTTCAGCCTGCAGGAAGCGTCATTTTGGCAACAACAGGCCTAACGATAGCAAGCACATTATCAGCACTTTCCTCCATTGCTATTGAGGTTGTTGATCTTTCTAACGTTGCTTCCAATTCAACCGCCTCTAATAATTTCACTGTAACAACCGATATTACATCCTAG
- a CDS encoding competence protein CoiA, translating to MFVAIDAQKRTYNVLHATSKAQLRILRKQTTFFCPVCNEPVHLKIGSQNQPHFAHIRTSNCPEFERESAYHLKGKEKLYQWLHRQKFDVEIERYIPSIAQRPDLIASNRDISIAIEYQCSRISRELLLKRTMSYWRQGIRVIWIWGGSQMKRRGSHWLYLSDMQALSVQQTGLLYFCPEAMIILQCTPLIPFSSATAFSHIIPHSLRTAQFSHIISQQCLSIKTLQHEWNRKKTIWRQNSLYLKHPQSPFLKYLYNKGISPGCFPPEALIPLPSLITFHTAPILWQTHILLEELGCFSTGDTFAAPYIYNRLMKMVKIRRLPYLSPALPKKALLEYFQFLCGTGMLAQQDIYTYQKLREPLLPFGETEAYVMDKEVIQHTAALFPTTSLEENRI from the coding sequence GTGTTTGTCGCAATAGATGCGCAGAAACGAACCTACAACGTGCTGCACGCTACTAGTAAAGCGCAGCTCCGGATTTTACGGAAGCAAACGACTTTTTTCTGTCCAGTATGCAATGAACCTGTACATCTAAAGATAGGTAGCCAAAATCAACCCCACTTTGCTCATATTCGTACAAGCAATTGTCCAGAATTCGAGAGAGAGTCAGCTTATCATTTGAAAGGAAAAGAAAAGCTCTATCAATGGTTGCATAGGCAAAAATTTGATGTGGAAATAGAACGATATATACCGAGTATTGCGCAGCGTCCGGACTTAATAGCTTCCAACCGAGATATTAGCATTGCAATTGAGTATCAATGTTCAAGGATATCTCGTGAGTTGCTGTTAAAGCGTACAATGTCGTATTGGCGGCAAGGCATTCGAGTCATATGGATTTGGGGCGGCAGTCAAATGAAACGCCGAGGCTCCCATTGGTTATATCTATCAGATATGCAAGCTTTGTCTGTGCAACAAACTGGTCTTCTCTACTTCTGTCCAGAAGCAATGATCATACTGCAGTGCACCCCTCTTATCCCATTTTCATCCGCTACAGCTTTCTCACATATCATTCCCCATTCATTACGAACTGCCCAATTCTCGCATATTATTTCACAGCAGTGCTTAAGTATAAAAACTTTGCAACACGAATGGAATCGTAAAAAGACAATATGGCGTCAGAATAGTCTTTACCTAAAGCATCCACAATCACCCTTTTTGAAATATCTCTACAATAAAGGAATTTCTCCTGGTTGTTTTCCTCCTGAGGCTTTAATCCCTTTACCTTCGCTTATTACATTTCATACAGCACCCATATTGTGGCAAACGCACATTTTATTAGAAGAGCTAGGATGTTTCTCAACAGGAGATACGTTTGCTGCACCCTATATATACAATCGTCTGATGAAAATGGTGAAGATAAGACGGTTGCCATATTTATCACCTGCTTTGCCGAAGAAGGCTTTGTTGGAGTATTTTCAATTTCTTTGTGGAACTGGTATGTTGGCGCAGCAAGATATTTATACGTACCAGAAGCTTAGAGAGCCGCTGCTCCCTTTTGGAGAAACGGAAGCATACGTGATGGATAAAGAAGTTATACAACATACCGCTGCTTTGTTTCCTACAACATCACTAGAAGAAAATAGGATATAA
- the pepF gene encoding oligoendopeptidase F, which translates to MSEQKTVNKLPRREELDKAYMWKLEDIFASDQEWEKEFEQVKGLLPKLVDFKGKLGESSQQLLEMLQYQDEVSLRLGKLYTYAHMRYDQDTTNSFYQALNDRATNLYTELSSSTAYIVPEILAVPEEKLQAFLTENKDLALYAHSLEEINRQRPHVLSENEEAILAQASDALRTASNTFGMLNNADLKFPEITDENGEEVEVTHGRYIRFLESEDQRVRHDAFKAVYDTYGQYRNTLASTLSGAVKRNNFYARVRKYDSARQAALANNSIPESVYDQLVGTVNDNLHLLHRYIDIRKRALGVDELHMYDLYTPLVKEVKMEVSYEEAQELLLKSLAVLGDEYVEILKQAYADGWVDVYENKGKRSGAYSSGAYGTNPYILMNWHDNVNNLFTLAHEFGHSVHSYYTRKHQPYVYGDYSIFVAEVASTCNEALLNDYLLKTTDDKKKRLYLLNHYLEGFRGTVFRQTMFAEFEHLIHMKAQEGEALTPDLLTELYYDLNKKYFGNNLVIDEEIGLEWSRIPHFYYNYYVYQYATGFSAATALSKQILEEGEPAVKRYIDNFLKAGSSDYPIEVLKKAGVDMTSSKPIEEALQVFAEKLDELERLLFEE; encoded by the coding sequence ATGTCAGAGCAAAAAACAGTAAATAAATTGCCGCGTCGTGAGGAACTGGACAAGGCATACATGTGGAAGCTTGAAGATATTTTCGCATCTGATCAAGAATGGGAAAAAGAGTTTGAACAAGTAAAAGGATTGCTGCCGAAGCTTGTTGATTTTAAAGGAAAGCTTGGCGAATCCTCTCAGCAATTGCTTGAAATGCTTCAGTATCAAGATGAGGTATCGCTTCGTCTCGGTAAGTTATATACATACGCACATATGCGATACGATCAAGACACAACGAATTCTTTTTACCAAGCTTTAAATGATCGGGCAACAAATTTGTATACGGAGCTTTCTAGCAGCACAGCATACATTGTGCCGGAGATTTTAGCTGTACCGGAGGAAAAGCTACAGGCATTTTTAACAGAGAATAAAGACTTAGCTCTGTATGCACATTCTTTAGAAGAAATTAACCGTCAGCGTCCACATGTATTGTCTGAGAATGAGGAAGCAATTTTAGCGCAAGCATCTGACGCGCTACGCACTGCGAGCAATACGTTTGGAATGTTAAACAATGCGGACTTGAAGTTTCCGGAAATTACGGATGAAAACGGTGAAGAGGTAGAGGTGACGCATGGGCGCTATATTCGCTTTTTAGAAAGCGAAGACCAGCGTGTACGTCATGATGCGTTTAAAGCCGTATACGATACGTATGGTCAGTATAGAAATACATTGGCCAGCACACTGAGTGGCGCTGTGAAGCGTAATAACTTTTATGCGCGTGTCCGCAAGTATGATTCTGCTAGACAAGCAGCTCTTGCGAACAATAGTATTCCGGAAAGTGTGTACGACCAATTAGTCGGCACAGTAAATGATAATTTGCACCTGTTGCATCGTTATATTGACATTCGTAAACGTGCGCTTGGTGTAGATGAGCTGCATATGTATGATTTGTACACGCCGCTTGTTAAGGAAGTCAAGATGGAAGTGTCATATGAAGAAGCACAAGAATTATTATTGAAGTCTCTTGCTGTGTTAGGAGACGAGTATGTGGAAATTTTGAAGCAAGCATACGCAGATGGCTGGGTAGATGTGTATGAAAACAAGGGCAAGCGCAGCGGTGCCTATTCCTCAGGTGCATATGGTACAAATCCGTACATTTTAATGAACTGGCATGACAATGTAAACAACCTGTTCACATTAGCGCATGAGTTCGGTCATTCTGTACACAGCTATTACACAAGAAAGCATCAACCGTATGTGTATGGAGACTATTCTATTTTCGTCGCAGAAGTTGCATCTACATGCAATGAAGCGTTGTTAAACGATTACTTGCTTAAGACGACAGACGATAAGAAAAAACGTTTGTACTTGTTAAATCATTATTTAGAAGGATTCCGTGGTACAGTGTTCCGTCAAACAATGTTTGCTGAGTTTGAACACCTCATTCATATGAAGGCGCAAGAAGGCGAGGCGTTAACACCTGACTTATTAACGGAACTATACTACGATCTTAATAAGAAGTACTTTGGAAACAACCTTGTCATTGATGAGGAAATCGGTCTGGAGTGGTCGCGTATTCCGCATTTCTACTACAATTACTATGTGTATCAATACGCAACGGGCTTCAGTGCGGCAACTGCGCTATCTAAGCAGATTTTAGAAGAGGGCGAGCCTGCGGTGAAACGCTACATTGATAACTTCTTAAAAGCGGGTAGCTCTGATTACCCAATCGAAGTGTTGAAAAAAGCCGGTGTAGATATGACATCTTCTAAGCCAATAGAAGAAGCACTTCAAGTGTTCGCTGAAAAATTAGATGAGCTAGAGCGATTGTTGTTTGAAGAATAA
- a CDS encoding DsbA family protein, translated as MINSDAMPIFFHSHKPVEVYLFTDPLCHDCRIMDPFLIRLIHEYGHYFTVRRVLTGKAAGTAHSANRLTNARFVWEKTTSLYAFSCNGKTDMHRGDTSPYMPSLAIKAAEMQGRKAGLRFLRKLQERLFLREGTPDFNTMLACAEDSGIDVAEFAEDLHADRVRKAFQCDLKFANEMQITEVPSLVFLHTNAHEDGIKVSGLYTYDIYVQVLQEIINEQLVPQALPPMEDLIGEYEFLSTKELAIIYDLSLAQTECELKKLILKRIVRQIPTERGIYWKHV; from the coding sequence ATGATTAATTCGGATGCGATGCCGATTTTCTTTCATTCTCATAAACCGGTGGAAGTGTATCTGTTTACAGACCCACTCTGTCACGATTGTAGAATAATGGACCCTTTTTTAATTAGACTTATCCATGAATACGGTCATTATTTTACAGTTCGTCGTGTACTGACAGGAAAAGCGGCCGGAACAGCACATAGTGCAAATCGTTTAACAAATGCACGCTTTGTATGGGAAAAAACAACTAGCTTATACGCGTTTTCTTGCAACGGAAAAACTGACATGCATCGCGGAGACACCTCACCTTACATGCCTTCGCTGGCTATTAAGGCTGCGGAAATGCAAGGACGAAAAGCCGGGTTGCGATTTTTACGCAAGCTGCAGGAACGCCTCTTTTTACGCGAAGGTACCCCTGATTTTAATACCATGCTTGCATGCGCGGAGGACAGTGGAATTGATGTAGCTGAATTTGCAGAAGACCTCCATGCTGACCGTGTTCGCAAGGCCTTTCAATGCGATTTAAAGTTTGCAAACGAAATGCAAATCACAGAAGTTCCTTCGCTTGTTTTTCTCCATACGAATGCTCACGAAGATGGCATTAAAGTCTCAGGTCTGTACACGTATGATATTTATGTACAAGTTTTACAAGAAATTATAAACGAGCAACTAGTACCGCAAGCTTTACCCCCAATGGAAGATCTTATCGGAGAATACGAATTTTTATCTACAAAAGAGTTGGCTATTATTTATGACTTATCTTTAGCACAAACAGAATGTGAACTTAAAAAATTAATTTTAAAGAGAATCGTACGACAGATTCCGACAGAAAGAGGTATTTATTGGAAGCATGTATAA
- a CDS encoding globin, translated as MNQNPQSPYEALGGAKEIEALVDTFYSYVSQHPDLIPIFPSDLTETARKQKQFLTQYFGGPPLYTSEHGHPMLRARHLPFTITPKRRDAWLSCMHRALDDRGIEGPLRDFIWDRLRLTAEHMTNSPDEMSEDYD; from the coding sequence ATGAATCAAAATCCACAATCACCATATGAAGCTCTTGGCGGCGCAAAAGAGATAGAAGCGCTCGTTGATACATTTTATTCGTACGTGAGTCAGCATCCTGATCTCATCCCCATTTTCCCGAGCGATCTAACAGAAACCGCTCGAAAGCAAAAGCAGTTTTTAACACAGTACTTTGGCGGTCCTCCGCTATATACAAGCGAACATGGACATCCGATGCTGCGTGCGCGTCACTTGCCTTTTACAATTACACCGAAACGAAGAGATGCATGGCTGTCTTGTATGCACCGTGCCTTGGATGATCGAGGTATTGAAGGACCACTCAGAGACTTTATATGGGATCGCTTACGGCTCACTGCAGAGCATATGACAAACTCTCCGGATGAAATGAGTGAGGACTATGATTAA
- a CDS encoding CYTH domain-containing protein yields the protein MRQEIEIEFKNMVTKEEFQTLCDAFHIKTFTTQINHYFETPDFSLRNEGSALRIREKNNTYTLTLKQPAQIGLLETHQSLTKAEAKQIIQTGVIPDGPIAIQLENLGIPRTLTYYGCLSTERAEIHYQDGLLVFDHSFYFDHNDYELEYEVTDEEKKKDFLSLLRSYNIPMRSTQNKVQRFFLAKQQNAD from the coding sequence ATGAGACAAGAAATTGAAATCGAGTTTAAAAATATGGTTACAAAAGAGGAATTTCAGACATTATGCGATGCATTCCATATCAAAACGTTTACCACACAAATCAATCATTATTTTGAAACCCCTGACTTTTCTTTACGCAATGAAGGCTCTGCGCTTCGTATTCGAGAGAAAAACAATACCTATACGCTTACGCTGAAGCAACCCGCCCAAATTGGGTTACTAGAAACACACCAATCCCTTACAAAAGCAGAAGCAAAACAAATTATTCAAACGGGTGTGATTCCAGACGGCCCCATTGCAATTCAGCTTGAAAATCTGGGTATCCCACGCACCCTCACATATTATGGATGCCTGTCCACAGAGCGTGCCGAAATACATTATCAAGACGGTCTGCTTGTCTTTGACCATAGCTTCTACTTTGACCACAATGATTATGAATTAGAATATGAAGTTACAGACGAAGAAAAAAAGAAGGATTTTCTTTCCTTACTTCGTTCATACAATATTCCGATGCGTTCTACACAAAATAAAGTGCAACGCTTTTTTCTTGCCAAACAACAAAATGCTGACTAA
- a CDS encoding GTP pyrophosphokinase family protein encodes MNRNWEEFLAPYQQAVSELKVKLKGMRAQFERAAEHSPIEFVTGRVKSVPSIIDKAAKRNISLHKLEEEMQDIAGLRMMCQFVDDIQAVLELLRKRKDFVIVEERDYIMQNKESGYRSYHVVIAYPVQTINGEKKVLVEIQIRTLAMNFWATIEHSLNYKYSGRFPKEIRERLQRAAEAAFRLDEEMSSIRFEIQEAQKIFSRKESE; translated from the coding sequence ATGAATCGTAACTGGGAAGAATTTTTGGCTCCTTACCAACAGGCTGTATCCGAATTAAAGGTAAAACTAAAAGGAATGCGAGCGCAATTTGAGCGAGCGGCAGAGCATTCTCCAATTGAATTTGTTACAGGACGGGTTAAATCTGTGCCTAGTATCATTGATAAGGCTGCGAAACGAAATATTTCGCTACATAAATTGGAAGAAGAGATGCAGGACATCGCAGGTTTACGGATGATGTGCCAATTTGTCGATGATATTCAAGCTGTCTTAGAATTGTTACGAAAGCGCAAGGATTTTGTGATTGTGGAAGAACGGGATTATATTATGCAAAATAAAGAAAGCGGCTATCGCTCGTATCACGTTGTGATTGCGTATCCTGTTCAAACGATTAACGGTGAAAAAAAGGTACTTGTTGAAATTCAAATTCGCACGTTAGCGATGAATTTTTGGGCGACAATTGAACATTCCTTAAACTATAAATACAGTGGTCGTTTTCCTAAAGAGATTCGAGAACGTCTGCAGCGCGCGGCAGAAGCGGCGTTTCGTTTAGATGAAGAAATGTCTTCTATTCGCTTTGAAATTCAAGAGGCTCAAAAAATTTTCTCGCGCAAGGAATCAGAATAA
- a CDS encoding NAD kinase, with product MKFAIRSKGDQASNALADTMQKYLLDYKFISDEEEPDIVISVGGDGTLLHAFHRYYDRLDKTAFVGVHTGHLGFYADWLPGEVEKLVNAIAKTPFQVVEYPLLEVIIRYSDGTRETQHLAMNEATVKSLDGTLVIDVEIRGEYFETFRGDGLCISTPSGSTAYNKALGGAIIHPSIEAIQVAEMASINNRVFRTVGSPLVLPKHHTCVLRPIKDKRLQITIDHLTVVKEHVKSIQCRVANQKVRFVRFRPFPFWKRVRDSFVADQ from the coding sequence ATGAAGTTTGCAATCAGGTCAAAGGGAGATCAAGCATCAAATGCTCTTGCAGATACGATGCAAAAGTATTTGCTCGATTATAAGTTCATCAGCGATGAAGAAGAGCCGGATATTGTCATTTCAGTAGGCGGTGATGGAACGCTGCTGCATGCGTTTCATCGCTATTACGATCGTCTCGATAAAACGGCATTTGTCGGTGTGCATACAGGGCATCTGGGCTTTTATGCCGATTGGTTGCCCGGCGAAGTGGAGAAGCTTGTGAATGCGATTGCCAAGACACCGTTTCAAGTAGTTGAATATCCATTGCTCGAAGTGATTATTCGCTATTCAGATGGAACAAGAGAAACGCAACATTTGGCGATGAATGAAGCGACTGTCAAAAGCTTGGATGGAACGCTTGTTATTGATGTGGAAATTCGTGGTGAATACTTTGAAACGTTTCGCGGAGATGGCCTTTGTATTTCAACTCCGTCCGGTAGCACAGCCTATAATAAAGCGCTTGGGGGGGCCATTATCCATCCGTCCATTGAAGCCATTCAAGTAGCGGAGATGGCCTCAATTAATAATCGTGTTTTTCGGACAGTTGGTTCTCCACTTGTTTTGCCAAAGCACCATACATGTGTGCTGCGTCCGATTAAAGATAAACGTCTGCAGATTACCATTGACCATTTAACGGTCGTGAAAGAACATGTGAAGTCGATTCAATGCCGCGTTGCTAATCAAAAAGTGCGTTTTGTTCGTTTCCGTCCGTTTCCATTTTGGAAACGCGTGCGCGATTCGTTTGTAGCCGATCAATGA
- a CDS encoding RluA family pseudouridine synthase, with translation MLVREFLRQKGISKAALTDIKFRGGAITVNGEHVTVRHKLCQGDEIVVSFPPETRSEGMEPEDIALDVRYEDEAVLVINKAPYMSTIPSREHPTGSVANALLYHYDKQGSGNTVHIVTRLDRDTSGLMLIAKNRFVHHILSEQQKVKAIRRTYEALVHGRLQGEGTICAPIARKADSIIERTVHEDGQYAVTHYRVLKEYVHCSRVELELETGRTHQIRVHMSYIGHPLLGDDLYGGMRTLISRQALHSKQLTFVHPISGQELTFTAPFPADMIRVIKEAE, from the coding sequence ATGCTTGTCCGCGAGTTTTTACGTCAAAAAGGTATTTCGAAGGCGGCACTCACTGATATTAAATTTAGAGGCGGCGCTATTACTGTGAACGGAGAACATGTCACCGTGCGTCATAAGCTGTGTCAAGGAGATGAGATTGTTGTCTCCTTTCCGCCTGAGACGCGCAGTGAGGGAATGGAACCAGAAGACATTGCGTTGGATGTGAGATATGAAGATGAAGCAGTGCTTGTTATAAATAAAGCCCCTTACATGTCCACGATTCCTTCCCGCGAACATCCGACTGGAAGTGTAGCGAATGCCTTGCTATATCACTATGACAAGCAAGGCTCTGGCAATACCGTTCATATTGTCACGCGTCTAGATCGTGATACATCAGGGCTTATGCTGATTGCAAAAAACCGCTTTGTGCACCATATATTGTCAGAGCAACAAAAAGTGAAAGCGATTCGTCGCACGTATGAAGCGTTGGTGCATGGAAGATTGCAGGGAGAAGGAACTATTTGTGCACCTATTGCGCGCAAAGCGGATAGCATTATTGAACGGACTGTACATGAAGACGGACAGTATGCTGTGACGCATTATCGTGTATTAAAGGAATATGTGCACTGCAGTCGTGTGGAGCTCGAGCTTGAGACAGGACGTACACATCAAATTCGCGTTCATATGTCGTATATTGGCCATCCTTTACTTGGAGATGATTTGTACGGCGGCATGCGAACGTTAATCAGCAGGCAAGCGCTGCATAGTAAACAGCTTACCTTCGTTCATCCAATTTCCGGGCAGGAGCTCACATTTACGGCGCCTTTTCCAGCTGATATGATTCGTGTAATAAAAGAAGCCGAATAA